One window of the Brevibacterium limosum genome contains the following:
- a CDS encoding IclR family transcriptional regulator — MSNGTQSIDRAAEILSLVVRSDAPISYTEVVEETALARSTVSRLLSALERNGLVERDGDGLYRGGSLFATYASRFDRVENLVSAADPTLQRLSEETGETVNLAMPGPKGVVQVAQVDSTFVLGATNWADVEVPPHCSALGKVMFAYDVIPLPTGRLERRTEKTLGSRRELTDDLATVRERGYAIVHEEFEIGLDALAAPVFGIDGDVVAAVGISGPTMRIAEHHDRLGALLVDEAGLLSRTLKRKVTHR; from the coding sequence ATGAGCAATGGGACCCAGTCGATCGACCGGGCGGCAGAGATACTGTCGTTGGTCGTCAGATCCGACGCCCCGATCTCCTACACCGAGGTGGTCGAAGAGACTGCCTTGGCTCGGTCGACGGTCTCGCGCCTGCTCTCCGCTCTCGAGCGCAACGGTCTGGTCGAACGCGACGGCGACGGCCTCTACCGCGGCGGATCGCTGTTCGCGACCTATGCCTCCCGCTTCGACCGAGTGGAGAATCTCGTCTCCGCGGCCGACCCGACCCTGCAGCGTCTGAGCGAGGAGACCGGCGAGACGGTCAACCTCGCCATGCCGGGGCCCAAGGGCGTCGTGCAGGTCGCTCAGGTCGACTCGACCTTCGTCCTCGGCGCCACGAACTGGGCCGATGTCGAGGTTCCGCCGCACTGCTCGGCTCTCGGCAAAGTCATGTTCGCCTATGACGTCATCCCGTTGCCGACCGGTCGGCTCGAGCGTCGCACCGAGAAGACCTTGGGCTCACGCAGGGAACTCACCGACGACCTCGCCACGGTGCGCGAACGCGGATACGCCATCGTGCACGAAGAGTTCGAGATCGGCCTCGACGCTCTGGCCGCACCGGTGTTCGGCATCGACGGTGACGTCGTCGCGGCCGTGGGAATCTCCGGACCGACGATGCGGATCGCCGAACACCATGACCGCCTCGGTGCGCTGCTGGTCGATGAAGCGGGCCTGCTCTCGCGCACCCTCAAACGCAAGGTCACCCACCGGTAA
- a CDS encoding IclR family transcriptional regulator produces the protein MSNSEAGSGGVQSVDRAVTILEIIARTGLAGITEIAGELGVHKSTASRIVSTLEARGLVEQDQHRGRYRLGLAILRLAGATTARLDIVQEARPIAKMLAEATGETINVAVLSDGAALYLDQAASTASVQSHNWVGQRIPLHATSNGKVLLSGLSEASIRETLGTKLPRYTPHTVTSIPQLLTQIAEVAATGFSLVIDELEVGLTAVSAPVLNAHGDVIASISASGPSFRFTADKVASARGLLIQAAADISARLGWREH, from the coding sequence ATGAGCAACAGCGAAGCGGGCTCGGGCGGCGTCCAATCCGTGGATCGGGCTGTGACGATCCTTGAGATCATCGCCCGCACGGGGCTGGCCGGGATCACCGAGATCGCCGGTGAGCTCGGGGTGCACAAATCGACGGCTTCGCGCATCGTCTCCACTCTCGAAGCTCGCGGCCTCGTCGAACAGGACCAGCATCGCGGCAGGTACCGGCTCGGCCTGGCCATCCTCCGCCTGGCCGGAGCGACCACGGCACGTCTCGACATCGTCCAGGAGGCCCGACCGATCGCCAAGATGCTCGCCGAGGCGACTGGTGAGACCATCAACGTCGCCGTCCTCTCCGACGGCGCCGCCCTCTACCTCGACCAGGCGGCGTCGACCGCCTCGGTGCAGAGCCACAACTGGGTCGGTCAGCGCATCCCGCTGCATGCGACCTCCAACGGCAAGGTCCTGCTCTCCGGCCTGAGTGAGGCGAGCATCCGTGAGACTCTGGGCACGAAGCTGCCCCGATACACCCCGCACACCGTGACCTCGATTCCGCAGCTGCTGACCCAGATCGCCGAGGTGGCCGCCACCGGATTCTCGCTCGTCATCGATGAGCTCGAGGTCGGGCTCACCGCTGTGTCCGCTCCCGTGCTCAACGCCCACGGAGACGTCATCGCCTCGATCTCGGCCTCGGGACCGAGCTTCCGCTTCACCGCGGACAAGGTCGCCTCGGCGAGGGGCCTGCTCATTCAGGCGGCCGCCGACATCTCCGCCCGCCTCGGTTGGCGCGAACACTGA